The Alphaproteobacteria bacterium genome contains a region encoding:
- a CDS encoding PAS domain S-box protein, with protein MQNMEQVLSGLTPILIGDTQSALILDALPVAVYATDPQGRITYYNQAAADFWGCEPELLHTYWCGSFKLFWPDGTPLAHDECPMAIALKTGRPVRGLEAIVERPDGVRVPCIPHPTPIHDASGALIGAVNMLLDISERKNGERAGQHLAAIVESSDDAIVSKDLDGTIISWNKGAERLFGYSADEIIGKSVLTLIPKDRRHEEPGILARIRKGERIDHYETIRQRKDGTLMDVSLTVSPVRDGSGHIVGASKIARDVTEQKRAAAALDRRAGEQAALYQFTDKLFRAQSLDDIYDSALEAILRALRCTRASILLFDADSVMRFVRWHGLSEGYRQAVEGHSPWTADAANPAPVRISDIASADLDGSLKQTVAAEGIGALAFIPLMADGRLIGKFMVYYDTPHEFADTEIDLAVTIARQLGFSIERVRAEQKRDLLVAELNHRVKNTLATVVAISHQSLARGRSPEEAHHSFERRVRALAQTHGRLAETSWSGVSLEMLLADETAPYRDERGNVQIAGPRIQLSPKSAVSLGMAFHELTTNAAKYGALSTKEGNLEVTWSVTTDRELRIRWREFGGPAVQAPERRGFGRLLLERALRSDLDAEVDLDFAATGLECVITFPLDRSSPSRDGQPLTMQ; from the coding sequence ATGCAGAACATGGAGCAGGTATTGAGCGGGCTGACGCCTATCCTCATTGGCGACACGCAGTCCGCCCTGATTCTCGACGCGCTCCCGGTCGCGGTCTATGCCACCGATCCCCAAGGCCGCATCACCTACTACAACCAGGCCGCAGCCGACTTCTGGGGCTGCGAGCCGGAGCTACTTCACACTTACTGGTGCGGTTCGTTCAAGCTGTTCTGGCCAGATGGAACGCCGCTGGCGCACGACGAATGCCCCATGGCGATTGCGCTCAAGACCGGGCGCCCGGTCAGGGGCCTGGAAGCCATCGTCGAGCGCCCCGACGGCGTACGTGTCCCCTGCATCCCCCATCCGACGCCGATCCACGACGCGTCCGGCGCCCTGATCGGCGCCGTCAACATGCTGCTCGACATCAGCGAGCGGAAGAACGGCGAGCGCGCCGGGCAACACCTTGCGGCGATCGTCGAATCCTCCGACGACGCCATCGTCAGCAAGGACCTCGACGGCACTATCATCAGCTGGAACAAGGGCGCGGAGCGCCTGTTCGGCTATTCGGCGGACGAGATCATCGGCAAGTCTGTCCTCACGCTGATCCCGAAGGACCGCCGGCATGAAGAGCCCGGCATTCTGGCGCGTATTCGTAAAGGCGAGCGGATCGATCACTATGAAACGATCCGCCAGCGCAAGGACGGAACGCTGATGGATGTTTCGCTGACCGTGTCACCGGTGCGCGACGGGAGTGGACACATCGTCGGCGCTTCGAAGATCGCGCGCGACGTCACCGAACAGAAGCGCGCGGCCGCCGCGCTCGACCGGCGGGCGGGCGAGCAGGCCGCGCTCTATCAATTCACCGACAAGCTGTTCCGCGCGCAGTCGCTCGACGACATCTACGACTCCGCGCTGGAAGCGATCCTGCGCGCGCTGCGCTGTACGCGCGCGTCCATCCTGCTGTTCGATGCGGACAGCGTGATGCGGTTCGTCCGCTGGCACGGCCTCTCCGAGGGGTACCGCCAAGCCGTGGAAGGCCACTCGCCGTGGACAGCAGACGCAGCCAATCCTGCGCCGGTCAGAATCAGCGACATCGCATCGGCAGACCTCGACGGCTCGCTGAAGCAGACGGTCGCAGCGGAAGGGATCGGGGCACTTGCCTTTATCCCACTGATGGCGGACGGCCGGCTCATCGGCAAGTTCATGGTCTACTACGACACGCCCCACGAGTTTGCGGATACCGAAATCGATCTGGCGGTTACGATCGCACGCCAGCTCGGCTTCAGCATCGAGCGTGTGCGCGCCGAGCAGAAGCGTGACCTGCTGGTCGCCGAGCTCAATCACCGCGTCAAGAACACACTGGCGACGGTCGTTGCGATCTCTCACCAGAGTCTTGCGCGCGGACGCTCGCCCGAGGAGGCGCACCACTCGTTCGAGCGGCGTGTGCGCGCGCTGGCGCAAACCCATGGCCGGCTTGCCGAGACAAGCTGGTCGGGCGTCTCGCTCGAGATGCTGCTTGCCGATGAAACGGCGCCCTATCGCGACGAACGGGGGAACGTGCAGATCGCCGGGCCGAGGATCCAGCTCAGCCCGAAGAGCGCTGTCAGCCTCGGCATGGCTTTTCATGAATTGACAACGAATGCCGCGAAATATGGCGCGCTCTCCACCAAGGAAGGCAACCTCGAAGTGACCTGGAGCGTCACGACGGATCGCGAGTTGCGCATTCGCTGGCGCGAATTCGGCGGTCCCGCGGTGCAGGCACCCGAACGCCGCGGTTTCGGCCGGCTCCTGCTCGAGCGGGCGTTACGTTCCGACCTCGATGCGGAAGTTGACCTTGATTTCGCGGCCACAGGCCTCGAATGCGTCATCACCTTCCCGCTGGATCGATCGAGCCCATCGCGTGATGGCCAGCCGCTTACGATGCAATGA
- a CDS encoding response regulator has protein sequence MNARGTKADDGYRGGNLNAASFLSGKSILLVEDEFLLAIQLEELLQSRGGTVRGPFRNLTEAMQAAQRADFDFAILDVNLNGTMVYPLADDLLARGIPFLFLSGYSLSNLPERFRAVTRLNKPCDPELLITTLRARL, from the coding sequence ATGAATGCGCGCGGCACCAAAGCTGACGACGGGTATCGGGGCGGCAACCTAAACGCGGCGAGTTTCCTCAGCGGAAAGAGCATCCTCCTGGTGGAGGATGAATTTCTGCTCGCGATTCAACTCGAGGAGCTGCTGCAGTCGCGCGGCGGCACCGTCCGCGGACCGTTCCGCAACCTCACCGAAGCCATGCAGGCTGCGCAGCGCGCGGATTTCGACTTCGCGATCCTGGATGTCAATCTGAACGGCACGATGGTCTATCCCCTCGCCGACGACTTGCTCGCGCGCGGCATCCCTTTCCTGTTCCTGAGCGGATACAGCCTGTCGAACCTGCCCGAGCGATTCCGCGCCGTGACACGGCTCAACAAGCCATGCGATCCCGAACTGCTGATCACGACCCTGCGCGCCCGGCTCTGA
- the lgt gene encoding prolipoprotein diacylglyceryl transferase yields the protein MLLALPFPNFDPVLIHLGPFAIRWYALSYIAGILLGWLYARAIIRTQRFWGGPAPMTATDFDDFIVWVTLGIILGGRLGYVLFYNPDYFAAHPLESFELWKGGMSFHGGFTGCVLAVILFAKSRGLPVFSLGDVTCAVGPIGVLLGRLANFVNGELWGRASDAPWAMVFPSGGPLPRHPSQLYEATIEGLGLLLLLAICIRMGALKRPGLIIGIFAVSYAVARSFCELFREPDAQLGFLWGGLTMGMLLSVPLLLFGIVMIVIALKRPPRVAAQPAQ from the coding sequence ATGCTTCTTGCTCTTCCCTTTCCCAACTTCGATCCGGTGCTGATTCACCTCGGCCCGTTCGCGATCCGCTGGTACGCGCTTTCCTACATCGCCGGCATCCTGCTCGGCTGGCTTTACGCGCGCGCCATTATCCGCACTCAGCGCTTCTGGGGCGGCCCGGCGCCGATGACGGCGACGGATTTCGACGACTTCATTGTGTGGGTGACGCTCGGCATCATCCTCGGCGGTCGCCTCGGCTACGTGTTGTTCTACAACCCGGACTATTTCGCCGCGCACCCGCTCGAATCGTTTGAGCTGTGGAAGGGCGGCATGTCCTTTCATGGCGGGTTCACCGGCTGCGTGCTCGCGGTCATCCTGTTCGCGAAGAGCCGCGGCCTTCCGGTGTTTTCGCTTGGCGACGTCACTTGCGCGGTCGGGCCGATCGGCGTCCTCCTCGGGCGGCTTGCGAATTTCGTGAACGGCGAATTGTGGGGGCGCGCGAGCGACGCGCCGTGGGCGATGGTGTTTCCGAGCGGCGGGCCGCTGCCGCGCCATCCGAGCCAGCTTTACGAGGCAACGATCGAGGGCCTCGGATTGCTGCTATTGTTGGCGATCTGCATCCGCATGGGCGCTCTGAAACGGCCGGGACTCATCATCGGTATCTTCGCGGTCAGCTACGCCGTCGCGCGCTCGTTCTGCGAACTTTTCCGCGAGCCCGACGCGCAACTCGGATTCCTCTGGGGCGGCCTCACCATGGGCATGCTGCTTTCGGTGCCGTTGCTGCTGTTCGGTATCGTGATGATCGTCATCGCGCTGAAGCGTCCGCCGCGCGTCGCGGCGCAGCCCGCGCAATGA
- a CDS encoding SAM-dependent methyltransferase gives MTPLETEIRRIIAFDGPISVSDYMRFCLGHPKYGYYVTRDPLGPLGDFTTAPEISQMFGELIGAWAATVWEQMGAPERVNVVELGPGRGTLMADALRAAKALPEFRAAISVHLVEMSDVLAAKQREALAFLGVPVVWHRDVRDIPEGPSLFLANEFFDALPVSHYVRSHQGWHERVVTVGNDDRLAFAVKSVPMLNFEKAFASRIEGATPGAIIEHRSAAYALEVTRHLESFGGAALIIDYGYTRSQFGETLQAVRGQTYVAVLTDPGEVDLTAHVDFAELAHAGRASGAHVHGPITQGNFLRRLGIAERAARLKQNATPQQAADIDVALARLTAPDQMGELFKVLAIADPKLGSLPGFDR, from the coding sequence ATGACGCCGCTGGAAACGGAAATCCGCCGCATCATCGCATTCGACGGCCCGATTTCTGTCTCCGACTACATGCGCTTCTGCCTCGGGCACCCGAAATACGGCTACTACGTTACGCGCGATCCGCTCGGACCCTTGGGCGACTTCACCACCGCGCCCGAGATCAGCCAGATGTTCGGCGAGCTGATCGGCGCATGGGCTGCCACTGTGTGGGAGCAGATGGGTGCCCCCGAACGCGTGAATGTCGTCGAACTGGGGCCGGGGCGCGGCACGCTGATGGCGGACGCGTTGCGCGCCGCGAAGGCGCTGCCGGAATTTCGCGCCGCGATCTCGGTGCATCTTGTCGAGATGAGCGACGTGCTCGCCGCAAAGCAGCGCGAGGCGCTTGCGTTCTTGGGCGTGCCCGTCGTGTGGCATCGCGACGTGCGCGACATCCCGGAGGGGCCGTCCTTGTTTTTGGCGAATGAATTCTTCGATGCACTGCCGGTGAGCCACTACGTGCGCAGCCATCAGGGTTGGCACGAGCGCGTGGTGACAGTCGGAAACGACGATAGGCTCGCCTTTGCGGTCAAATCGGTCCCGATGCTGAATTTCGAAAAAGCCTTTGCGAGTCGCATTGAGGGCGCGACACCCGGCGCCATCATCGAGCACCGTTCGGCCGCTTACGCGCTGGAGGTCACTCGGCATCTCGAGAGCTTCGGCGGCGCCGCACTGATCATCGATTATGGTTACACCCGCAGTCAGTTCGGCGAGACGCTGCAGGCGGTGCGCGGCCAGACCTACGTCGCGGTGCTGACCGATCCGGGCGAGGTGGACCTGACCGCGCACGTGGATTTCGCAGAGCTCGCACACGCCGGCCGGGCATCGGGCGCGCATGTCCACGGCCCCATCACCCAGGGCAACTTCCTGCGCCGCCTCGGCATTGCGGAGCGCGCCGCGCGGCTGAAGCAGAACGCAACGCCACAACAGGCCGCCGACATCGACGTGGCGCTTGCGCGTCTCACCGCGCCGGATCAGATGGGCGAGCTGTTCAAGGTGCTGGCGATCGCCGATCCGAAGCTCGGGTCGTTGCCGGGATTTGACAGGTAG
- the pgeF gene encoding peptidoglycan editing factor PgeF: MIQASSLVSPNIRHAFFTRAGGVSSGIYDSLNGGIGSNDAPENVTENRARMAAALGVAATHLVSCYQIHSPNVVVAAAPWTRETPPRADAIVTRVAGLAVGVGTADCGPVLFADSEAGVVGAAHAGWKGALTGVLEATIAAMEKLGAARERICAAIGPLIRQPSYEVGPEFVERFHAGDAASEKFFRPAARENHAMFDLPGYIRSRLERAEIKSVEDLGLCTYADPARFFSYRRTTHRGEPDYGRHINAIALVG, encoded by the coding sequence ATGATCCAGGCCTCTTCCCTCGTCTCCCCAAACATCCGCCACGCCTTCTTCACGCGCGCAGGCGGCGTGTCCTCGGGTATCTATGACAGCCTCAACGGCGGGATCGGGTCGAATGACGCCCCGGAGAACGTGACGGAGAATCGCGCACGCATGGCGGCCGCGCTCGGCGTCGCGGCGACGCACCTCGTGAGCTGCTACCAGATTCACTCGCCCAACGTGGTCGTCGCCGCGGCGCCCTGGACGCGCGAGACCCCGCCGCGCGCCGATGCCATCGTCACGCGAGTCGCGGGCCTCGCGGTCGGCGTCGGCACCGCCGACTGCGGGCCGGTGCTGTTTGCGGACAGTGAGGCCGGCGTCGTCGGCGCCGCGCATGCCGGCTGGAAGGGCGCCCTCACGGGCGTGCTCGAGGCAACCATCGCCGCAATGGAAAAGCTCGGCGCGGCGCGCGAACGCATTTGCGCCGCGATCGGGCCGCTGATCCGGCAGCCGAGCTACGAAGTGGGGCCGGAATTCGTCGAACGCTTCCACGCCGGCGATGCGGCCAGCGAAAAATTCTTCAGGCCGGCGGCGCGCGAAAATCACGCCATGTTCGACCTGCCCGGCTACATCAGGTCACGGCTCGAACGCGCAGAAATCAAAAGCGTCGAGGACCTCGGGCTCTGCACCTACGCGGATCCGGCGCGCTTCTTCAGTTACCGCCGCACCACGCATCGCGGCGAGCCGGATTATGGCCGCCATATCAACGCGATCGCGCTCGTGGGGTAA
- a CDS encoding ribose-phosphate pyrophosphokinase, which yields MAANNGAIKLVAGNSNRALSEAIGAYLQTSLTKAEVRRFADMEIFVEIKENVRGADVFVLQSTSFPANDHLMELLIIMDALRRSSARRITAVVPYFGYARQDRRASGRTPISAKLVANLITNAGADRVLTVDLHAGQIQGFFDIPTDNLFASPVMTRDIKEKFKGSEVTVVSPDVGGVVRARALAKRINAPLAIIDKRRERAGESEVMNVIGEIAGTTCILIDDIVDSGGTLVNAADALIEQGATDVYAYITHGVLSGGAVARITASRLKELVITDSIQPTEAVRVARNIRVLSIATLIGEAITRTAGEESVSSLFD from the coding sequence ATGGCGGCGAATAACGGAGCAATCAAGCTCGTCGCCGGCAATTCCAATCGCGCTCTCTCCGAGGCGATCGGCGCCTATCTGCAGACCTCGCTGACCAAGGCGGAGGTGCGCCGCTTCGCCGACATGGAGATCTTCGTCGAGATCAAGGAGAACGTGCGCGGCGCCGATGTGTTCGTGCTGCAATCGACCTCGTTCCCGGCGAACGACCACCTGATGGAGCTCCTGATCATCATGGATGCGCTGCGCCGCTCCTCGGCGCGCCGCATCACGGCGGTCGTCCCCTATTTCGGCTACGCGCGACAGGACCGGCGCGCCTCGGGGCGCACGCCGATCTCGGCCAAGCTGGTCGCGAACCTGATCACCAATGCGGGCGCCGACCGCGTGCTCACCGTCGATCTGCATGCCGGCCAGATCCAGGGCTTCTTCGACATCCCGACCGACAACCTGTTCGCCTCGCCGGTGATGACGCGCGACATCAAGGAGAAGTTCAAGGGCTCCGAGGTGACCGTTGTGTCGCCCGACGTCGGCGGCGTGGTGCGTGCGCGCGCGCTTGCCAAGCGCATCAATGCGCCGCTCGCGATCATCGACAAGCGGCGCGAACGCGCCGGCGAGAGCGAAGTGATGAACGTGATCGGCGAGATTGCCGGCACCACCTGCATCCTGATCGACGACATCGTCGATTCGGGCGGCACGCTGGTGAATGCCGCCGACGCGCTGATCGAACAGGGCGCGACCGACGTCTACGCCTACATCACGCACGGCGTGCTCTCGGGCGGCGCGGTCGCGCGCATCACCGCCTCGCGGCTGAAAGAGCTGGTCATCACCGACTCGATCCAGCCGACCGAGGCCGTGCGCGTCGCGCGCAACATCCGCGTGCTCTCGATCGCCACGCTGATCGGCGAGGCGATCACCCGCACCGCCGGGGAGGAATCGGTCTCGAGCCTGTTTGACTAA
- a CDS encoding YbjN domain-containing protein, with protein MSLLELHTERTHNPVDVVERLASLHDWSFDRAGDDEIAISVRGRWTDYHVSFTWMDEIEALHLACAFDLKVPEPRRAQVLELIALINEQLWVGHFDMWVKDGVVMFRHALLLAGGVEVAGRQCEVLLDTALDTSERYFQAFQFVVWAGKPAREALDAAMFETSGEA; from the coding sequence ATGTCGTTACTGGAGCTGCACACCGAGCGCACACACAATCCGGTCGACGTGGTCGAACGGCTCGCCTCGCTGCACGACTGGTCGTTCGACCGCGCCGGCGACGACGAAATCGCCATCTCGGTGCGCGGACGCTGGACCGACTATCACGTCTCGTTCACCTGGATGGACGAGATCGAGGCGCTGCATCTCGCCTGCGCATTCGATCTCAAGGTGCCGGAGCCGCGCCGTGCGCAGGTGCTGGAGCTGATCGCCTTGATCAATGAGCAGCTCTGGGTCGGCCACTTCGACATGTGGGTGAAGGACGGCGTGGTCATGTTCCGCCATGCACTGCTGCTGGCCGGCGGGGTCGAGGTGGCGGGCCGCCAGTGCGAGGTGCTGCTCGATACCGCGCTCGATACTTCGGAGCGCTACTTCCAGGCCTTCCAGTTCGTGGTCTGGGCCGGGAAGCCTGCGCGCGAGGCGCTCGACGCCGCGATGTTCGAGACGTCGGGCGAGGCGTAG
- the proC gene encoding pyrroline-5-carboxylate reductase, with product MSTLQNFSGTLVLVGAGKMGGAMLEGWLALGLAPAKIAVIEPRPSDAIMALTGHGMRLNPASVDDASAIVIAIKPQEASVVPTLKPLARANTIAVSIMAGPKLGFLQGALGDLAIVRAMPNTPAAIGRGITVAVPNARVTKDQRALADTLLRAVGAVEWVDDETLIDAVTAVSGSGPAYVFLLAESLARAGVAAGLPADLSARLARATVSGAGELLHRAPLDAATLRQNVTSSGGTTAAALGVLMAENGLDPLMEKAVAAATKRSRELAG from the coding sequence ATGTCCACACTCCAAAACTTCTCCGGCACGCTGGTGCTGGTCGGCGCCGGCAAGATGGGCGGCGCGATGCTGGAAGGCTGGCTCGCGCTCGGCCTCGCGCCGGCGAAGATCGCCGTGATCGAGCCGCGGCCGTCCGACGCCATCATGGCGCTCACCGGGCACGGCATGCGGCTCAACCCCGCATCGGTCGACGACGCGAGCGCGATCGTGATCGCGATCAAGCCGCAGGAGGCGTCCGTCGTGCCGACGCTCAAACCCCTGGCGCGCGCAAACACCATTGCGGTCTCCATCATGGCCGGGCCGAAGCTCGGATTTCTGCAGGGTGCACTCGGCGATCTCGCGATCGTGCGCGCCATGCCGAACACGCCGGCCGCGATCGGGCGCGGCATCACGGTGGCGGTGCCGAATGCACGCGTGACGAAAGATCAGCGCGCGCTCGCCGACACGCTGCTGCGCGCCGTCGGCGCGGTCGAATGGGTGGACGATGAAACGCTGATCGATGCCGTCACCGCGGTCTCTGGCTCAGGCCCCGCCTATGTGTTCCTGCTGGCCGAAAGCCTCGCGCGCGCGGGCGTGGCCGCGGGGCTGCCGGCCGATCTCTCCGCCCGCCTCGCCCGCGCCACGGTTTCGGGCGCTGGAGAATTGCTGCACCGCGCGCCGCTCGATGCCGCAACCTTGCGTCAGAACGTCACCTCGTCGGGTGGAACCACCGCGGCGGCGCTCGGTGTGCTGATGGCCGAGAACGGCCTCGATCCGCTGATGGAAAAGGCCGTCGCGGCTGCCACGAAACGGTCACGGGAACTGGCTGGCTGA
- a CDS encoding TetR/AcrR family transcriptional regulator — translation MARKPQRPRSAPKQAPAPPPPAGADRDRIIAAFMALLAEKRFEEIGFGEIAARSGLTLANCRGAFGSTLAIYAAHVKDLDRKVLAGAGADMAEEPPRERLFDVLMRRIEAMAPYREATRSLLRSVACNPGLAFALNGFAVRSQHWMLTAADIDAAGPRGMIRAQGLAMLFASVLRTWVDDEDEGLARTMAALDRALARGQRWSGMLNDLCRFRPPGFFRRGRRRGDYEEEAEAA, via the coding sequence ATGGCCCGCAAACCACAGCGTCCGCGTTCGGCCCCGAAGCAGGCCCCGGCCCCGCCGCCGCCCGCCGGCGCCGATCGCGACAGGATCATCGCAGCCTTCATGGCGCTGCTTGCCGAGAAGCGCTTCGAGGAGATCGGCTTCGGCGAGATTGCCGCGCGCTCCGGGCTGACGCTCGCCAATTGCCGCGGCGCGTTCGGCTCGACGCTCGCGATCTATGCGGCACACGTGAAGGACCTCGACCGCAAGGTGCTTGCGGGCGCGGGCGCCGACATGGCCGAGGAGCCGCCGCGCGAACGCCTGTTCGACGTGCTGATGCGCCGCATCGAGGCGATGGCGCCCTACCGGGAGGCGACGCGCTCGCTGCTCAGGTCCGTCGCGTGCAATCCCGGACTGGCGTTCGCGCTCAACGGCTTCGCGGTGCGCTCGCAGCACTGGATGCTCACTGCCGCCGACATCGATGCGGCCGGCCCGCGCGGCATGATCCGTGCGCAGGGGCTCGCGATGCTCTTCGCCTCGGTGCTGCGCACCTGGGTCGACGATGAGGACGAGGGCCTGGCGCGCACCATGGCGGCGCTCGACCGCGCGCTTGCGCGCGGGCAGCGCTGGTCCGGCATGTTGAATGATCTTTGCCGCTTCCGTCCGCCCGGTTTCTTCCGCCGGGGGCGCAGACGCGGTGACTACGAAGAGGAAGCGGAGGCGGCGTAA
- a CDS encoding ATP-binding protein → MTTLDTSLATLRSAAGLVSSSYDWLARSLKSLMPTGLYGRALLIIITPMVVLQSVVAFVFMERHWNTVTRRLSAAVTQDISALIDIYGSYPQDPERLALRRIALQRLGLSVDFLPVTELPPPGPKPFFSLLDQALSQQISQQIRRPFWIDTVGRSNLVEIRIRLDDTVMRVFAQRSAAYASNSEIFLWWMIGTSLVLLFVAILFLRNQIRPILRLADAAESFGKGRDVPGFKPRGAREVRRAAQAFIEMKRRVERTIEQRTTMLAGVSHDLRTILTRFKLELALLGSGPEIEAMKKDVDEMARMLEAYLAFARGDLGEQPAPTDMAAFLEELKTDAERNGHKTNVVFYGHPIVTVRPAAFRRCLANLVSNAARFAKEISITGHRDHRWLTVNVDDDGPGIPVEMREEVFRPFMRLDDARNQDEGNTGLGLAIARDIARSHGGDITLGDSPMGGLRATVRVPV, encoded by the coding sequence GTGACCACCCTCGATACCAGCCTTGCAACGCTGCGCTCCGCGGCCGGGCTGGTGTCGTCGTCCTACGACTGGCTCGCGCGCTCGCTGAAAAGCCTGATGCCGACCGGCCTCTATGGCCGGGCGCTGCTGATCATCATCACGCCAATGGTCGTGCTCCAGTCGGTGGTCGCCTTCGTGTTCATGGAGCGGCACTGGAACACGGTGACGCGGCGGCTCTCGGCGGCGGTGACGCAGGATATCTCGGCGCTGATCGACATATACGGCAGCTATCCACAGGACCCCGAGCGGCTCGCGTTGCGCCGCATCGCGCTGCAACGGTTGGGCCTCTCTGTCGATTTCCTGCCGGTCACCGAGTTGCCGCCGCCGGGACCGAAGCCTTTTTTCTCCCTGCTCGACCAGGCGCTCTCGCAGCAGATCAGCCAGCAGATCCGCCGCCCGTTCTGGATCGATACCGTCGGCCGCTCCAACCTGGTCGAAATCCGCATTCGGCTCGACGATACCGTGATGCGCGTGTTCGCGCAGCGCAGCGCCGCCTATGCGTCCAACTCGGAAATCTTCCTGTGGTGGATGATCGGCACCTCGCTGGTGCTGCTGTTCGTCGCGATTCTCTTCCTGCGCAACCAGATCAGACCGATCCTGCGGCTCGCCGATGCGGCGGAAAGTTTCGGCAAGGGGCGCGACGTGCCCGGCTTCAAGCCGCGCGGCGCACGCGAGGTGCGCCGGGCCGCGCAAGCCTTCATCGAGATGAAGCGGCGCGTCGAGCGCACCATCGAGCAGCGCACCACGATGCTGGCGGGCGTGTCGCACGATCTGCGCACCATCCTCACGCGCTTCAAGCTCGAGCTTGCGTTGCTCGGCAGCGGGCCCGAGATCGAGGCGATGAAGAAGGACGTGGACGAGATGGCCCGTATGCTCGAGGCCTATCTTGCGTTCGCACGCGGCGATCTCGGCGAGCAGCCGGCGCCGACCGACATGGCGGCCTTCCTGGAAGAGCTCAAGACCGATGCGGAGCGCAACGGCCACAAGACCAACGTCGTGTTCTACGGCCACCCGATCGTCACCGTGCGGCCGGCGGCGTTCCGGCGCTGCCTCGCGAACCTGGTGTCGAACGCCGCGCGCTTCGCCAAGGAAATCTCCATCACCGGGCATCGCGATCATCGCTGGCTCACCGTGAACGTCGATGACGACGGGCCGGGCATTCCGGTGGAGATGCGCGAGGAAGTATTTCGCCCGTTCATGCGGCTTGACGATGCGCGCAACCAGGACGAGGGCAACACCGGGCTCGGCCTTGCGATTGCGCGCGATATCGCGCGTTCGCATGGCGGCGATATCACGCTCGGGGACAGCCCGATGGGCGGCTTGAGGGCGACGGTGCGGGTGCCGGTTTGA
- a CDS encoding response regulator yields MEPAVALPDNAPHLLVVDDDRRIRDLLSRFLFAEGYRVTTANNATEARAKLESLSFDLLVLDVMMPGETGMQLCKSLRETSAVPILMLTAKAETESRINGLELGADDYVPKPFEPRELSLRIANILKRTIPAPPPAIESARFGEFVFHLARGELKRGEEIIHLTDRERDMLRVLAAVPGETVPRMALAGNGGGANERAVDVQVNRLRRKIERDPANPLFVQTVRGIGYRLVVAP; encoded by the coding sequence ATGGAGCCTGCGGTCGCATTACCCGACAACGCGCCGCACCTGCTTGTCGTGGACGACGACCGGCGCATCCGCGATCTGTTGTCGCGCTTTCTTTTCGCCGAAGGCTATCGCGTCACCACCGCGAACAACGCCACGGAAGCGCGCGCCAAGCTCGAAAGCCTCTCCTTCGACCTGCTGGTGCTCGACGTGATGATGCCCGGCGAGACCGGCATGCAGCTCTGCAAGTCGCTGCGCGAAACCTCCGCGGTGCCGATCCTGATGCTCACCGCCAAGGCCGAGACCGAGAGCCGCATCAATGGGCTCGAGCTCGGCGCGGACGATTACGTGCCGAAGCCCTTCGAGCCGCGCGAGCTCTCGCTGCGCATCGCCAACATCCTGAAGCGTACGATTCCCGCGCCTCCGCCCGCGATCGAGTCCGCGCGCTTCGGCGAGTTCGTGTTCCATCTCGCGCGCGGCGAGCTCAAGCGCGGCGAGGAGATCATTCATCTCACCGACCGCGAGCGCGACATGTTGCGCGTGCTGGCGGCCGTGCCGGGCGAGACGGTGCCGCGCATGGCGCTCGCCGGCAACGGCGGCGGCGCCAACGAACGCGCGGTCGACGTGCAGGTGAACCGCCTGCGCCGCAAGATCGAGCGCGATCCCGCAAACCCGCTGTTCGTGCAGACGGTGCGCGGCATCGGCTACCGGCTGGTGGTCGCACCGTGA
- a CDS encoding MarR family transcriptional regulator — MADIIFSSQSREHAAAGDAAEREPIWDLIELLFFAYRDFVSDPDHVLEKFGFGRAHHRVLHFVNRNPGMKVADLLDILRITKQSLGRVLKQLVDEGYVIQKEGPDDRRHRLLFVTPKGEQLAMKLAGLQTERITRALAGLGPDAHEAARSFLAAMVDDESRDGVLRFIARADRARRAR; from the coding sequence ATGGCTGACATAATTTTTTCATCCCAATCCCGTGAACACGCTGCGGCGGGAGATGCGGCGGAACGCGAGCCGATCTGGGACCTGATCGAGCTTTTGTTCTTTGCCTACAGGGACTTCGTGTCCGATCCCGACCACGTCCTGGAGAAATTCGGCTTTGGCCGGGCGCATCACCGGGTGCTGCATTTCGTCAATCGCAATCCCGGCATGAAGGTCGCCGACCTGCTCGACATCCTGCGCATCACCAAGCAGTCGCTCGGCCGCGTGCTCAAGCAGCTGGTCGACGAAGGCTACGTCATCCAGAAGGAAGGACCGGACGACCGGCGGCATCGCCTGCTTTTCGTCACGCCGAAAGGCGAGCAACTCGCCATGAAGCTTGCCGGCCTCCAAACCGAGCGCATCACGCGCGCGCTCGCGGGGCTTGGGCCCGATGCGCACGAGGCCGCGCGGTCTTTCCTCGCCGCAATGGTCGATGATGAGAGCCGCGACGGCGTGTTGCGTTTCATCGCCCGGGCCGACCGCGCGCGACGGGCGCGCTGA